A part of Solibacillus sp. FSL H8-0538 genomic DNA contains:
- a CDS encoding phosphatidylserine decarboxylase, giving the protein MKEKVYQSLIELTNGETSSKLLQAVAQSTFSKKFIRSYSKVYGINIEEVSNKIDSFSSLHDFFVRTLKQEARTIAQGHNVFASPVDGKVEAYGDIVDGMTFYVKNKPYSLLDLLGSEVQSARYRDGKFIVFYLSPADYHRIHSPIDAHVVRQYILGQKSYPVNQWGLAYGKKPISQNYRMISEIEYAENTLAAFIKVGATFVNSIKLTNTTEQWNKGDEVGYFSFGSTVVMLFEPQSVTFSKNVKQGCAIRMGEAFATML; this is encoded by the coding sequence ATGAAAGAAAAAGTATATCAAAGCTTAATTGAACTAACCAATGGCGAAACAAGTTCAAAGCTACTACAAGCAGTTGCGCAATCGACATTTAGTAAAAAGTTTATCCGTAGCTATAGTAAAGTATACGGAATTAATATAGAAGAGGTTTCAAATAAAATCGATAGTTTTTCTAGTTTGCATGATTTCTTTGTTCGTACACTGAAGCAAGAGGCGCGAACAATTGCACAAGGACACAATGTTTTTGCAAGTCCCGTGGATGGCAAGGTAGAAGCATATGGAGATATTGTGGACGGCATGACATTTTATGTTAAAAATAAACCGTATTCTTTACTAGATTTGCTTGGAAGTGAGGTGCAATCAGCCCGCTATCGAGATGGCAAGTTTATCGTGTTTTACTTGAGTCCAGCTGATTACCACCGCATTCATAGTCCAATTGACGCACATGTAGTCCGTCAATACATACTTGGTCAAAAATCATATCCGGTGAATCAGTGGGGGCTAGCATATGGTAAAAAGCCAATTAGCCAAAACTACCGTATGATTAGTGAAATCGAGTATGCAGAAAATACGCTTGCGGCATTCATTAAAGTAGGGGCGACATTTGTTAATTCTATAAAGCTGACGAATACAACGGAACAATGGAATAAGGGCGATGAGGTCGGCTATTTTTCATTCGGTTCCACGGTTGTCATGCTATTTGAGCCACAATCCGTCACATTTTCGAAAAATGTCAAGCAAGGCTGTGCAATCAGAATGGGAGAAGCATTCGCAACTATGTTATAA
- a CDS encoding YqeG family HAD IIIA-type phosphatase, with product MLYNFLLPNEFVNSVFEITPEKLQANGIRGIITDLDNTLVEWDRVDATAEIATWMQELQAAGIRIIIASNNNEDRVKRFAEPLGIPYIHRAKKPLGAAYYAGLVQLRLKRNEVAMVGDQLLTDVLGAKRQKLYTFLVRPVAESDGFVTLFNRFVERRVFNDLKRKGIKTWEE from the coding sequence ATTTTGTATAATTTTTTATTACCTAACGAATTTGTTAATAGTGTATTTGAAATTACACCTGAAAAATTACAAGCAAATGGCATTCGCGGCATTATTACCGATTTAGATAATACGTTAGTCGAATGGGATCGTGTAGATGCGACAGCAGAAATTGCTACGTGGATGCAGGAATTACAGGCAGCAGGTATTCGTATTATTATCGCGTCAAATAATAATGAAGATCGCGTTAAACGGTTTGCTGAACCACTGGGCATCCCGTATATTCACCGTGCCAAAAAACCATTAGGGGCAGCGTACTATGCTGGCTTAGTGCAACTTCGTCTAAAACGAAATGAGGTAGCAATGGTTGGCGATCAATTATTAACCGATGTACTCGGTGCGAAACGTCAAAAGCTTTATACATTTTTAGTTCGACCGGTTGCGGAATCGGACGGTTTTGTTACGCTTTTCAACCGATTTGTAGAACGACGTGTATTTAATGATTTAAAACGAAAAGGTATTAAAACTTGGGAGGAATAA
- the pssA gene encoding CDP-diacylglycerol--serine O-phosphatidyltransferase: MFLLHKVDSTVKKMKSHAANLITMCNMSFGGASIMATLNESYNYAVLFIFIAAFLDRYDGKVARKFNQESELGKQLDSMGDIISFGVAPALLMYEFVLVDFGVAGMFMTVLYIACGALRLARFNVMESTGYFVGLPITAAGTLLTFSFFLTHVLSPVVYMFLFFILAILMVSTFTLKKV, translated from the coding sequence ATGTTTCTTCTCCACAAGGTCGATTCGACTGTGAAGAAAATGAAATCGCACGCTGCCAACTTAATCACAATGTGTAACATGTCTTTTGGTGGAGCTTCTATAATGGCGACACTAAACGAATCATATAACTACGCTGTCCTTTTTATTTTTATTGCTGCTTTTTTAGATCGTTATGACGGTAAGGTTGCACGTAAGTTTAATCAGGAATCCGAGCTAGGTAAACAGTTGGATTCAATGGGTGATATTATTTCATTCGGTGTTGCACCAGCATTACTTATGTATGAATTTGTATTAGTTGATTTCGGTGTTGCGGGTATGTTTATGACCGTGCTTTATATTGCATGTGGGGCGTTACGCTTAGCGCGATTTAATGTGATGGAGTCGACAGGCTATTTTGTTGGCCTACCGATTACAGCTGCTGGTACGCTACTCACGTTTTCATTTTTCCTTACTCATGTACTATCACCGGTAGTGTATATGTTCCTGTTCTTCATTTTGGCCATCTTAATGGTCAGTACATTTACTCTAAAAAAAGTATAG